The nucleotide window ACGAGCACGACCTTGTCGCCGGCCTTCGCGCGCTGCTCCGCCTCGTCGGCGCTCAGCACGATGCGGCCCACCGCGGCGCCGGGCGATGCGGGCAAGCCCTTCGCGATCAGCTCCTTCGCGGCGTCGGGATCGAGCGTCGGATGCAGCAGCTTCTCGAGCGACTCCGGCGCGACGCGAGTCACCGCCACGTCCTTCGAGATCAGGCCTTCCTTCGCCATGTCGACGGCGATCTTCACGGCCGCCTTCACGGTGCGCTTGCCGGTGCGCGTCTGCAGCATCCAGAGCTTCCCGCGCTCGATCGTGAACTCGATGTCCTGCATCTCTCGGTAGTGCTTCTCGAGCCGCAGCTGGACCCGTAACAACTCCTTGTATGCGCGCGGCATCTCCTGCTCGAGCGTCGGCAGGTGCTGAGACTCCGCAGTGCGGCTGCCCTTGTTGATGGGCTGCGGCGTGCGGATGCCCGCCACCACGTCCTCGCCCTGCGCGTTCTTCAAATACTCGCCGTAGAAGACGCGGTCGCCCGTAGACGGGTTGCGCGTGAAGGCGACGCCCGTCGCGCAGTCGTCGCCCATGTTTCCGAACACCATCGCCTGCACGTTGACGGCGGTGCCCCAGCTCTCGGGAATCGCGTGAATCTCGCGGTACTTCTTCGCGCGGTCGTTCTGCCACGAACGAAACACCGCAGCGACCGCGCCCCACAGCTGCTCGTGCGGATCCTGCGGAAACGGCTTGCCGGTCACGTCGCGCACGATCTCGAGGTACTCGGCGACGAGCTGCTTCAGATCGTCCGCGCCGAGCTCCGTGTCCTGGAAGACGCCGCGCTGCTCCTTCAGCTCGTCGAGGCGCGTCTCGAAGCGCTCGTGCGGGACGTTCTCCACGACGTCGCCGTACATCTGGATGAAGCGGCGGTAGCTGTCGTACGCGAAGCGCGGGCCGGCCTGCGCGGCGAGGCCCTCGGCCGTCGCGTCGTTGAGGCCGAGGTTCAAGATCGTGTCCATCATGCCCGGCATCGAGGCGCGCGCTCCGGAGCGCACGGAAACGAGCAGCGGGTTCGCAGCGTCGCCGAACTTCTTCTCGACGAAGCGTTCGATCTTGGCGAGCGCCTCGAGGACGTCGCGCTTCACCGCGTCGGGAATCTTGCCGCCACGCGCGTTGAACTCGGTGCAGATCTCGGTCGAGATCGTGAAGCCGGGCGGCACCGGCACGCCGAGCCGCGTCATCTCGGCCAGGTTCGCGCCCTTCCCGCCCAACAACTCCTTCATGGCGCCGCTGCCCTGCGCCTGGCCGTTGCCGAAGAAGAAGACGGCGCGAGCGGTCTTCGCGCTGCGCGGCGTCGCCTGCTTCTTCGCCGCGCGCTTCTTCACCGCCATCCTTCGAGCCGCTCCTCGAGATACCCGCGCAGCGAGTCGAGCGAGACGCGGTCCTGCGTCATCGCATCGCGCTCGCGCACAGTCACCTTGGCGTCCGTATCCGAGTCGAAGTCGTAGGTGACGCAGTACGGCGTGCCCACTTCGTCTTGGCGGCGATAGCGGCGCCCGATGTTGCCCGCGTCGTCGTGGAACACGTTCCAGCGCTTGCGCAGATCCGCCGCGATGCGCTGTGTCTTCTCGCTGAGCTTCTTCGAGAGCGGCAGCACCGCGGCCTTGATCGGCGCGACGACGGGCGCGAGGCGCAGCACGGTGCGCGTCTCGCCGTCGGGCAGCTTCTCTTCCGCGTAGCCGTTGCAGAGCAGCGCGAGCGCAGTGCGGTCCACGCCGACCGAGGTCTCGACGACCGCGGGCACGAAGCGCTCCTTGGTCTCTTCGATGGTGACGGAGAGATCCTTGCCCGAGAACTCGGCGTGCTGCGTGAGGTCGAAGCTGCCGCGATCGTGGATGCCCTCGATCTCCTGCCAACCGAACGGGAACAGGAACTCGATGTCGACGGCGGCCTTCGCGTAATGCGCGAGCGTCGTGTGCGGAATGATGCGCAGCTGATCCGCGCCCATGCCGAGATCGCGGTGGAACTGGATGCGCAAGTCGCGCCAGTGCTCGAACCACTTCGCGCTCTCGCCCGGGTGGCAGAAGAACTCCATCTCGGCCTGCTCGAACTCGCGCGAGCGGAAGGTGAAGTTGCGCGGGTTGATCTCGTTGCGGAACGCCTTGCCGATCTGCGCGATCCCGAACGGGATTTTCTGGCGCCCCGCTTCACGCACGCGGCGGAAGTCCGTGAAGATCGAGCCGCACGTCTCGGCGCGGAGGTACGCGACGGCCGATGCGTCCGACGACGCGCCGATCTGCGTGCTCAGCATCAGGTTGAAGGCGCGCGGCTCGGTGAAGTCGTGCTGCGAGGTGCCCTCGCGCGCGTCGCAGCCCGCGATGCCGTCGAGTTGGTCCGCGCGAAAGCGCTTCTTGCACGCGCGGCAGTCGACCATCGGGTCGCTGAAGTTCGCGACGTGGCCGGACGCCTCCCACGTGCGCGGGTGCGTGATGATCGCGCTGTCGATGCCCTCGATGTCCTCGCGATCGCGCACCATGCGCTGCCACCAAAACGCCTTCAGGTTGTTCTTCAGCTCGACGCCGAGCGGCCCGTAGTCCCAGAAGCCGTTGATCCCGCCGTAGATCTCGCCGCTTTGAAAGATGAAGCCGCGGCGGGCGCAGAGAGAGACGATCTCGTCCATACGGACGGCGGGGCGGACGGCGGGGGCGGCAGTCATTCGAGGAAGCTTCCCGAAAAGGGGCGCAGTCTCTCGTCAGGCCTGGGGGGTGTCAACGAGAGGACCGAGCCCCGCGCCGGCGGCTCTGCACCTGTCATCGAAACGCGGGCTCGATGTGTGCCGCAAGCCGCGAGCGCCCAGGCAGGTACGTCCTCGACGCGTAACGCGGCGCGCAGCGAGCCGGAGTCTGCGGAGGCGAGCGAAGCCAAAGGAACTCCGAGACGGCGTGAGGAAACGCCGCGACTACCTCTCGAGCTGCGCAGTGACGAACGCCTCGCTTCTCAGCTCGACGCCGACGTGGAAGCGCAGAAAGCGGCCGATCACGGTCTGGGCTTCCTCGAGCGCTCGTTCGCCCAGCGCGATGCGGCCGGTGTGCGCGAGGGGGAACGCGAGGCTTTGGTCGAGGGCGCGCAGCGTTCCCAAGTGGATGGGGATGCCCTGCTCGTGCGGCCGTGTGCAGCGCTCGCAGATGGCGCCGCCTTCGGCGATCCAGAACTGCGCACGCGGGGTCGTGATCGCGTTGCCGCAGCGCACGCAGCTCGCAAGCTCGGGGCGCAGGCCGACGGCGGCGAGCAGGCGCAGCTCGAGGAGTGCGCGCAGGCGCGGCGTGGGGGGGAGCGCGTCGATGGCGCCGAGCGCATCGAGGGCGAAGCGATAGAGCGCGGCGAGATCGCCGCGCCGGCCGCCTTCGGGCGCGAGGCGGTCGAGCAGCTCGAGCACGTAACAACCGAGCGCGAAGCGGCCGGCGTTCTCGCGCACGCCGTGGAAGGCGCGGATCAGCTTCGCGTGCTCGAGCCGCGCGAGTTGCGCGACGCCGCGTTTGCGCTCTAGCGAGATGCTCAGCTGATTGAAGAAATCGAGCGTGCCCGGGAAGCGCTTCACGCTGCGGCGCGCGCCCTTCGCGATCGCCGCGATGCGGCCGGTCTCGGGCGTGAGCAAGTGAACGACGCGATCGGACTCGCCGAGATCGACGGCGCGCAGAACGAGCGCCTCAGTCGTGAGCTTCTGCATCGGGCTCGCTAGCGGAGTCGGCAGGAAGCGGCGCAGGCTCGCTCACCGGCGCGGCGGTCGCCGAAGCGCTGAGCGCCGGCGCCGCGTTGGCGGCGCCTCGCGCGGGCGCAGGCGGAGCCGACGGCGGCGGCGCTTCAGTCTCTGCGCGCGACGTCGATGCGGGAGGCGCTGGCGGCGGCGCGGGTGCGCTCGCGACGGGCGTGGCCGCCGGAGGTGCGGACTGCGTGGGCGCGCGCTGCACCGCGGCGACCGCGGGCGCCCCCTCGCTCGCGACTTCGGTCTCGGCGACCGGCTCCGCGACACGAGCGGGCTCGAGCGCGATCACCGCGGCGCGGGCTCCGAGGTCGCTCGCCGCGATGCCGCGCGCCTGCGCGAGCTCGCGCACGTAGTCGCGGCGCACGGGCAGCTCGCCGTCGCGCGCAGCGAAGGCGGGCGCCGGCGGCGCGAACACGCGCGCGGCCGCGAACAGCGTCACGACCACGAGCGCTGCGACCGCAGCGAGCGCCGCCGCGACGCGCTCCCAGCGCGGACCGCCACGGATCTGCGCGTCGGGCTCGGGCAGCATGCGCGCCACCGCGTCGTCGGGATCGAGCCCGTTCGCTTCGGCGACGGTGCGGACGAATCCGCGCGAGAACCCGTCGGGCGAGTGATCGAACGCGCCCGCTTCGAGGCGCTCGAGCGAGCGGCGCGGGATGCGCGTTCGCGCGGCGAGGTCGTCGAGGTCGACGCCGCGCAGCTTTCGCTGCTGCGCGAGGTAGCGCCCGATCGGCTCGCGGTCGTCGGCCGCGCCTACTGCAGCCGCTTCAGGTACTCCACGGACGCCCTGCCCCATTCGCCTTCCGGGTTCCGCTCGCGCACCGCGAGCAAGTGACGAATCGCGCGGCCTTGGTCGCCGCGCGCGTCGTAGATCTCGGCCGTGCGGTAGTTCGCTTCCGCCTCGCCCAGCGTGCCCGCGCCGTGCTTCAGCACGATCGCGTAGTGCGCAAGCGCAGCGTCTCGATCGCCCAGCTGCAGAGCCAAGTTGCCGAGGTTGAGATGCACGCGCCACTCGTTGGGCCGGAAGTCCGACGCCATCTCGAGCGAGACGCGCGCATACTCGAGCTTGCCGAGCTTCAGCTGCGCGATGCCCTTGTTGAGGAGCGGCATCCACACGTCCGCGAACGTCGCGTCGTCGATCAGCACCTGCGCGTGGCGAATCGAGTCCTCGTAGCGCGCGAGCTGGATGTAGAGCGCCGAGAGCGTGAGGTGCGCCTTCTGGAAGCTCGCGTCGATCGCGAGCGCCTCCTTCAGCTCGTGCTCGGCTTCGGCGAGGAGGCCCCGCACTCGGTACGCCTCCCCGAGCGCCAGCCGAATCTCCGCGTTGTTGGGATCGAGGCTGACGGCGAAGCGCAGGTCGCGGATCGCCTGCGGGAGCTTGCCTTCGCGCAGATGGCCCTGTCCCTGACTGAAGCGCGAGAGCGCGAGGCGCTTCGAGTCCTCGCTGACTTCCGGGCGCTTCGTGGACTGGGAGGTCGCGCAGCCGGCGAGCGTGGCGAGCGCGACGGCGAGCGCGAGTGCGACGAGCTTCGACATGCGGAGCCTCCTCGAGTTCAAAACGAAGTGAGCAGCCGGCGGAGCAGCAGCTTGCGCTCCTCCTCCGGCGAGCGGCGTTTCACGAGCTGGAGCTTTGCGAGCGGCTGACGAATCGGTCCTTTGCGCGCGGCGGGAGCCGGCGCGGAAGCTGGCGGGCGCGCGGGGCGCGGGGCGGCCGGCCCGTCGTGCGCGCGGAACTTCGAGAGCATGCGCTTCGCGGGCGCTGCGGCCGGCGCAAAGGGCGGCTTCGGCTCGCCCGGTCGTGGCCCCTCCTCGACGGGTTCGAGGAGAAGGTCGCCGAGCTCGAGCTCGGGCATCTCGTCGCTGCCTAACAACTCGTCGCTGCCCCCGCCGAACAGCTTGGCGCCGGACGAGAGCGCCGGGGCCTCGCCGGCGAACCACGCTCGCCAGGCCTTGCCCGCTTCGGCGCCCTCCAGCGAGCCCTCGTCGAAGATGAAGCCGAGGCTCTCCGCGAAGGTCAGCGCAGCGTCGGCCGCGACCGCGAGATCGTCCTCGCTCGTCAGCTCGCCGTCGAAGCTCCAGTACGCGATTTCGCCGCTCGCTTGCGAGCGCACACCGACCGTCGCGTCCATCAGCCCGCGCGTGTCGCGGTGCACCACGATCACCGCTCGGCCCGGCGCGGCCGGCAGGTCCGGAGTCGCGAGCACGGGCGTGTTCAGCGAGACGCGCAGTGCGCGCACTCGCTCGCCCGACACCTCGAGAGGCCGCAGCCGGCGGAGGAAGTACATGGCCGTCGTTTCGGCTCACGAGGCGGCAAGCTTGAGTCACGAATCGGCAGCGATCGCGCCGAAGGCCGCTGGAACAAAGGCGAATCGCGCGGGGGTCGCCTGCCGGGCCGTCGGTTTGGGGAGGCTGCGGGGTCCGACCCTGCGTTTTCGGCCGCCCCACCCGCGCTGACCCGAAGTCTGGATACAATGCGCGACCCTGCGCAGCCGGCTGTGGCGCGCATACCTCTAGGAGCAGACACACCCGTGTCCGAACACAAAAAGCCGGTCGAAGAGATCGAGCGCGTAGCGGTTCGTTTCGCAGGCGACTCGGGCGACGGCATCCAGCTGACCGGCACGAAGTTCACCGAGGCCACCGCCCTCGCGGGCAACGACCTCAGCACCTTCCCCGACTTCCCCGCCGAGATTCGCGCCCCTGCGGGCTCGCTGGCCGGCGTCTCCGGCTTCCAGATTCACTTCGCATCGAGCGACATCCGCACGCCCGCCGACCAGCCCGACGTGCTCGTGGCGCTGAACCCCGCCGCTCTGCGCGCGAACATCGAAGACCTGCGCCCCGGCGGCATGCTCGTCATCAACAGCGACGCATTCGTCACGAAGAACATCGAGCGCGCGGGTTATCAGGGCGATCCACTGCCCGCGCTGCGCTCGAAGTTCCGCGTGGTCGAAGTGCCCTTCAGCAAGCTCACCGCGAAGGCGCTCGAAGATCTGAAGATGGGCACGCGCGACGCGGAGCGCTCGAAGAACTTCTTCGGCCTCGGTCTCGTGTATTGGCTCTACAACCGGCCGATCGAACCGACGCTGCGCTGGCTCGAGTCGCGCTTCAAGGGCGAGATTCGCGAGGCGAACATTCGCGCGCTCAAGGCCGGCCTGAACTTCGGCGAGACGACTGAGCTGTTCCCGACGTCGTTCGCGATTCCGAAGGCGAAGATCCAGCCGGGCACGTATCGCAACATCACCGGCAACGTCGCGCTCGCGTACGGGATCGTCGCCGCCGGGCAGTGCCTCGAGAAGCCCGTGTTCCTCGGGGCGTATCCGATCACGCCGGCGAGCGACGTGCTCCACGAGCTGTCCGCGTACCGCAACTTCAACGTGCGCACGTTCCAGGCCGAGGATGAGATCGCGGCCGCGAGCGTCGCGATCGGCGCCGCCTACGCGGGCCATCTCGGCATGTGCACCACGAGCGGCCCCGGCTTCATCCTGAAGCAGGAAGCCGTCGGCCTCGCGGTGATGACCGAGCTGCCGTCCGTGATCATCGACATCCAGCGCGCGGGTCCGTCGACGGGCTTGCCCACCAAGACCGAGCAGGCCGACCTGCTCGCCGCGATGTACGGCCGCAACAGCGAGAGCCCGCTGCCGATCCTCGCAGCGGCGACGCCCGGCGACTGCTTCCACATCATGATCGAAGCCGCGCAGATGGCGGTGAAGTACATGACGCCCGTGGTCGTGCTGAGCGACGGCTACATCGCGAACAGCTCGGAGCCGTGGCTGATCCCCGACGTGAAGACGCTGCCCCGCGTGAAGGTGCAGCACCGCACGGAGCCCGAAGGCTTCTTCCCGTACCTGCGCAACGAAGAGACGCTCGCTCGCCCCTGGGCGATCCCGGGCACGCCCGGGCTCGAGCACCGCATCGGCGGCCTCGAGAAGGAGGAGAAGACGGGCAACGTCTCGTACACGCCGCAGAACCACGGCCGCATGGGCTTCCTGCGCGCCGAGAAGATTCGGCGCATCGCGAACGATCTGCCGCCGGTGGAGATCAACGGCGCGGATCGCGGCGAGCTACTCGTCGTCGGCTGGGGCGGCACGCACGGCGCGATCACGTCCGCGGTGAACGATGCGCGCGCGGCAGGTCAGGATGTGTCGAGCATCCACATCCGCCACCTGCACCCGTTCCCGCTGAACCTCGGCGACGTGCTGAAGCGCTTCAAACAAGTGCTCGTGTGCGAGCTCAACGGCGGCCAGCTCTGGCGCCTGCTCCGCGCCGAGTACCTCGTGCCGGCCGAGAGCCTGTCGAAGGTCGTGGGCCAACCGTTCAAAGTGGGCGAGATCCGCGCCCGCATCAACCAAATGCTCGGAGGCAAAGCCTAATGGCTGCCGCTGCAACGCTCTCTCGCAAGGACTTCGTCAGCGATCAGGACGTGCGCTGGTGCCCCGGCTGCGGGGACTACTCGATTCTCGCGAACGTGCAGAAGGTGATGCCGGAGCTCGGCGTGCCGCGCGAGAACGTCGTGTTCGTGTCGGGCATCGGCTGCTCGAGCCGCTTCCCCTACTACATGAACACGTACGGGTTCCACACCATCCACGGCCGCGCGCCGGCGTTCGCGTCGGGCATCAAGTCGGCGCGGCCCGAGCTCAGCGTGTGGGTTGTTACGGGCGACGGCGACGGGCTCTCGATCGGCGGCAACCACCTGCTGCACGTGATCCGCCGCAACATCAATCTGCAGATCCTGCTCTTCAACAACCGCATCTACGGCCTCACCAAGGGCCAGTACTCGCCGACCTCGAAGCTCGGCTCGAAGTCGAAGTCGACGCCCGCGGGCACGATCGATCACCCGGTGGATCCGATCTCGTTCGCGCTCGGCGCGGGCGCGACGTTCGTGGCGCGCACCGTCGACGTCGACGCCGCGCACTCGCAGGAGATGCTGCTGCGCGCACATCAGCACAAGGGCACCGCGTTCGTGGAGATTCTCCAGAACTGCCCCGTGTACAACGACAACGAGTGGCTCGAGATCGAGGACCGCAAGACGCGCGCCGAGGCGGGGCTCGTGCTCGAGCACGGCAAGCCGCTCGTGTGGGGGCCGAAGGGCCAGAAGCGCGGCATCAAGATCACCGACGGCGTGCCCTCGATCGTCGAGCTCGCCGAGGGCGAGGATCCCGTCGCGAAGGGCGTCGCAGTGCACAACGAGAAGCACGCGAGCGCGGCCTACGCGTTCGCGCTCGCCTCGCTGGCGCGACCGGAGTTCCCGATGCCGCTCGGCGTGCTGCGCGCGGTCGAGAAGAGCACCTACGAGGACATGCTCGACGCGCAGGTCACCGGCGCCCTCAACAAGCAGGGCCCCGGCGATCTGCAGAAGCTGCTGATGAGCGCCGACACGTGGACGGTCGGCGGCTGACGCGGAAGCCGTCAGGTAGCCAACAAGGGG belongs to Deltaproteobacteria bacterium and includes:
- a CDS encoding helix-turn-helix domain-containing protein, which codes for MGQGVRGVPEAAAVGAADDREPIGRYLAQQRKLRGVDLDDLAARTRIPRRSLERLEAGAFDHSPDGFSRGFVRTVAEANGLDPDDAVARMLPEPDAQIRGGPRWERVAAALAAVAALVVVTLFAAARVFAPPAPAFAARDGELPVRRDYVRELAQARGIAASDLGARAAVIALEPARVAEPVAETEVASEGAPAVAAVQRAPTQSAPPAATPVASAPAPPPAPPASTSRAETEAPPPSAPPAPARGAANAAPALSASATAAPVSEPAPLPADSASEPDAEAHD
- the recO gene encoding DNA repair protein RecO translates to MQKLTTEALVLRAVDLGESDRVVHLLTPETGRIAAIAKGARRSVKRFPGTLDFFNQLSISLERKRGVAQLARLEHAKLIRAFHGVRENAGRFALGCYVLELLDRLAPEGGRRGDLAALYRFALDALGAIDALPPTPRLRALLELRLLAAVGLRPELASCVRCGNAITTPRAQFWIAEGGAICERCTRPHEQGIPIHLGTLRALDQSLAFPLAHTGRIALGERALEEAQTVIGRFLRFHVGVELRSEAFVTAQLER
- a CDS encoding 2-oxoacid:ferredoxin oxidoreductase subunit beta, whose protein sequence is MAAAATLSRKDFVSDQDVRWCPGCGDYSILANVQKVMPELGVPRENVVFVSGIGCSSRFPYYMNTYGFHTIHGRAPAFASGIKSARPELSVWVVTGDGDGLSIGGNHLLHVIRRNINLQILLFNNRIYGLTKGQYSPTSKLGSKSKSTPAGTIDHPVDPISFALGAGATFVARTVDVDAAHSQEMLLRAHQHKGTAFVEILQNCPVYNDNEWLEIEDRKTRAEAGLVLEHGKPLVWGPKGQKRGIKITDGVPSIVELAEGEDPVAKGVAVHNEKHASAAYAFALASLARPEFPMPLGVLRAVEKSTYEDMLDAQVTGALNKQGPGDLQKLLMSADTWTVGG
- a CDS encoding pyruvate, phosphate dikinase yields the protein MAVKKRAAKKQATPRSAKTARAVFFFGNGQAQGSGAMKELLGGKGANLAEMTRLGVPVPPGFTISTEICTEFNARGGKIPDAVKRDVLEALAKIERFVEKKFGDAANPLLVSVRSGARASMPGMMDTILNLGLNDATAEGLAAQAGPRFAYDSYRRFIQMYGDVVENVPHERFETRLDELKEQRGVFQDTELGADDLKQLVAEYLEIVRDVTGKPFPQDPHEQLWGAVAAVFRSWQNDRAKKYREIHAIPESWGTAVNVQAMVFGNMGDDCATGVAFTRNPSTGDRVFYGEYLKNAQGEDVVAGIRTPQPINKGSRTAESQHLPTLEQEMPRAYKELLRVQLRLEKHYREMQDIEFTIERGKLWMLQTRTGKRTVKAAVKIAVDMAKEGLISKDVAVTRVAPESLEKLLHPTLDPDAAKELIAKGLPASPGAAVGRIVLSADEAEQRAKAGDKVVLVRIETSPDDIHGMHAAEGILTARGGMTSHAAVVARGMGKSCVAGCGALRIDAATREVRVGGQVLAAGDWITLDGASGEVFRGQVPTVTPELGGSFSDLMRWADAIRVVKVRTNADTPADAELARRFGAEGIGLCRTEHMFFEPSRILAVREMILAPDLAARERALAKLLPMQRGDFAGIFRAMAGLPVTIRLLDPPLHEFLPHGDDEIHEVAEALGESAAMVRAKVEELSEFNPMLGHRGCRLGISFPEIYRMQTRAIVEAACEVGGARGRVQPEIMLPLIAHRGELALLRKLVEDETAAVLRERPGAKVKPTIGTMIEVPRAALIADQLAELADFFSFGTNDLTQTGYALSRDDAGKFLPDYVDRGILTDDPFVSVDEEGIGALMRIGLENGRRVRGDLKVGICGEHGGDPKSVRFCARLGFDYVSCSPFRVPVARLAAAQAAAEQLAAKRAKRT
- a CDS encoding glycine--tRNA ligase translates to MDEIVSLCARRGFIFQSGEIYGGINGFWDYGPLGVELKNNLKAFWWQRMVRDREDIEGIDSAIITHPRTWEASGHVANFSDPMVDCRACKKRFRADQLDGIAGCDAREGTSQHDFTEPRAFNLMLSTQIGASSDASAVAYLRAETCGSIFTDFRRVREAGRQKIPFGIAQIGKAFRNEINPRNFTFRSREFEQAEMEFFCHPGESAKWFEHWRDLRIQFHRDLGMGADQLRIIPHTTLAHYAKAAVDIEFLFPFGWQEIEGIHDRGSFDLTQHAEFSGKDLSVTIEETKERFVPAVVETSVGVDRTALALLCNGYAEEKLPDGETRTVLRLAPVVAPIKAAVLPLSKKLSEKTQRIAADLRKRWNVFHDDAGNIGRRYRRQDEVGTPYCVTYDFDSDTDAKVTVRERDAMTQDRVSLDSLRGYLEERLEGWR
- a CDS encoding 2-oxoacid:acceptor oxidoreductase subunit alpha — encoded protein: MRDPAQPAVARIPLGADTPVSEHKKPVEEIERVAVRFAGDSGDGIQLTGTKFTEATALAGNDLSTFPDFPAEIRAPAGSLAGVSGFQIHFASSDIRTPADQPDVLVALNPAALRANIEDLRPGGMLVINSDAFVTKNIERAGYQGDPLPALRSKFRVVEVPFSKLTAKALEDLKMGTRDAERSKNFFGLGLVYWLYNRPIEPTLRWLESRFKGEIREANIRALKAGLNFGETTELFPTSFAIPKAKIQPGTYRNITGNVALAYGIVAAGQCLEKPVFLGAYPITPASDVLHELSAYRNFNVRTFQAEDEIAAASVAIGAAYAGHLGMCTTSGPGFILKQEAVGLAVMTELPSVIIDIQRAGPSTGLPTKTEQADLLAAMYGRNSESPLPILAAATPGDCFHIMIEAAQMAVKYMTPVVVLSDGYIANSSEPWLIPDVKTLPRVKVQHRTEPEGFFPYLRNEETLARPWAIPGTPGLEHRIGGLEKEEKTGNVSYTPQNHGRMGFLRAEKIRRIANDLPPVEINGADRGELLVVGWGGTHGAITSAVNDARAAGQDVSSIHIRHLHPFPLNLGDVLKRFKQVLVCELNGGQLWRLLRAEYLVPAESLSKVVGQPFKVGEIRARINQMLGGKA
- a CDS encoding tetratricopeptide repeat protein; its protein translation is MSKLVALALAVALATLAGCATSQSTKRPEVSEDSKRLALSRFSQGQGHLREGKLPQAIRDLRFAVSLDPNNAEIRLALGEAYRVRGLLAEAEHELKEALAIDASFQKAHLTLSALYIQLARYEDSIRHAQVLIDDATFADVWMPLLNKGIAQLKLGKLEYARVSLEMASDFRPNEWRVHLNLGNLALQLGDRDAALAHYAIVLKHGAGTLGEAEANYRTAEIYDARGDQGRAIRHLLAVRERNPEGEWGRASVEYLKRLQ